A window of Choristoneura fumiferana chromosome 8, NRCan_CFum_1, whole genome shotgun sequence contains these coding sequences:
- the LOC141430366 gene encoding LOW QUALITY PROTEIN: uncharacterized protein (The sequence of the model RefSeq protein was modified relative to this genomic sequence to represent the inferred CDS: inserted 1 base in 1 codon), producing the protein MAGVLFIVNIPRKEHEEDLKKAKSSKLVVEKEKYEKASKLIRELKTNKRFGNIKSSFESFRGERGLSKCKSSECVHESGDFGLLKSKSDNVLNESYKLGLSVERQLKDKSWDIKQMMKRRKKLRITQPASMTDISGAFHRDTPLESILSEVITRLNIVNNATWTTTEENKHWQVLFSLDSCYECEELLQVLRNLGIGSRYNSSISVIPCTLYFRASNDEIEHYENDTEGLQSEEDSAWARFSSTVRARANLAQVLHDVRTDAALTFDWLFLLIVAAFVAAIGLVENSTVILVASMLISPLMGPITAGTLGTAVRDRSLQQLGVLHELLGLFLALVIGFIFGLAVCAVDGRYGIGEWPTYEMMTRCEIRSLWVGVLVAIPSGAGVALSVLXENTASLVGVAISASLLPPAVNAGLLWAMAIVQLIFADDQAHFTGVVTTSYYSSDQPTELAVLGTVSLCLTLVNIACIFVAGVAVYKVKEVCPLERRDVLWWRANRISHQSSKRFYNNSNNTKWEKYSNFSNDSCKIDQEIKEPVHSPIIQSDTVTYRRETPAIRRMRAQQIETYCLQKDQYVIKSSLLA; encoded by the exons atggcgggtGTTCTGTTCATTGTGAATATTCCACGTAAAGAACATGAGGAGGATTTAAAGAAAGCAAAATCCTCGAAACTAGTAgtggaaaaagaaaaatacgagAAGGCTTCCAAATTAATCCGTGAATTGAAGACAAATAAAAGgtttggcaacataaaaagtTCCTTTGAGTCGTTTCGCGGCGAGCGCGGTTTGAGTAAGTGTAAGTCTTCGGAGTGCGTGCATGAAAGTGGTGATTTCGGATTATTAAAATCTAAAAGCGACAATGTGTTGAATGAGAGTTATAAGCTGGGTTTGAGTGTCGAGCGCCAACTTAAAGATAAGTCTTGGGATATAAAACAAATGATGAAGCGCAGAAAGAAGTTGCGGATAACGCAACCTGCCAGCATGACTGATATTTCTGGTGCTTTTCATCGGGATACTCCGCTTGAATCT ATACTTTCGGAAGTCATTACGCGTCTTAATATAGTAAACAACGCAACTTGGACGACGACAGAGGAAAATAAACACTGGCAG GTTTTGTTTTCCCTGGACTCCTGTTATGAATGCGAGGAGCTGCTCCAAGTCCTGAGGAACTTGGGCATAGGCTCCCGGTacaattcttctataagcgtcATTCCCTGCACGCTGTACTTCAGAGCCAGCAATGATGAAATAGAACATTATGAAAATGACACTGAGGGGCTGCAAAG TGAAGAAGATTCCGCGTGGGCAAGATTTTCTTCCACGGTGCGCGCTCGTGCGAACTTGGCCCAAGTGCTGCACGACGTCCGAACTGATGCCGCCCTGACTTTTGATTGGCTGTTCCTCCTCATTGTGGCCGCGTTCGTCGCTGCCATTGGCTTGGTGGAAAATTCAACTGTTATACTAGTCGCCAGTATGCTGATTTCACCCTTAATG GGCCCAATAACAGCTGGGACGCTGGGCACGGCGGTCCGCGACCGCTCTTTGCAGCAGCTAGGGGTGCTGCATGAGCTCTTGGGGCTGTTTCTGGCGCTCGTTATTGGGTTCATCTTCGGGCTTGCTGTCTGCGCCGTCGACGGTCGATACGGAATCGGAGAGTGGCCTACATACGAGATGATGACGCG ATGTGAGATCCGTTCGCTGTGGGTCGGCGTACTGGTCGCCATACCCAGTGGCGCTGGAGTGGCTCTGTCAGTGT GGGAGAACACCGCCTCTCTGGTGGGAGTCGCCATCTCAGCGTCGCTGCTGCCGCCTGCTGTCAATGCT gGTCTTTTATGGGCGATGGCGATTGTACAACTGATATTTGCTGACGACCAAGCCCATTTCACCGGAGTGGTCACCACGTCTTATTACAGCAGCGACCAGCCCACTGAGCTAGCAGTGCTTGGAACAGTGTCCCTGTGCCTCACACTTGTCAACATTGCTTGCATATTTGTGGCAGGCGTTGCTGTTTACAAG GTAAAAGAGGTATGTCCACTGGAACGTAGAGACGTTTTATGGTGGAGAGCTAATAGGATATCACATCAATCTTCTAAACGGTTTTACAACAACAGCAACAATACTAAATGGGAGAAGTATAG CAATTTTTCCAACGATTCCTGTAAAATTGACCAGGAAATCAAAGAACCAGTACATTCACCTATAATACAAAGTGACACAGTGACCTATCGACGGGAGACTCCGGCCATACGCCGCATGAGAGCGCAACAAATCGAGACGTATTGTCTTCAAAAAGACCAGTATGTTATTAAATCCTCATTATTAGCATAA